The following proteins come from a genomic window of Musa acuminata AAA Group cultivar baxijiao chromosome BXJ1-7, Cavendish_Baxijiao_AAA, whole genome shotgun sequence:
- the LOC135679166 gene encoding ubiquitin carboxyl-terminal hydrolase 17-like has translation MPLHGDLGLSGPAVLVLLLLGPAFALVVRRRWRLAAARQAEVRRLVRLAAEETARAEMEAMVAYSAASAAAATATASVATIAKDTSAWPECPVCFSPATARCARCKAVRYCSGKCQIIHWRQGHKDECHPPPVSDHHGGESNISGLEGEQADCSGLPKRDLEHKEELSTKAAEAFSKRPAASDPTFSSSGFNREDKHEESNSMNVSGKESTSGSLEHSLGSTSGSLVPGHSTFSHSVGTPDEALSSDKLLPIHDDRVGESSSFDIPTNSLRTAVNTSYENPTNPATPELAISNSPTNNACCSSDIKKASASETEADESRLRGLSGSKATSSLDHTNTEHSEVASEGEVTPLRVSNGIHLRTSSKSENSYASASLEAKSQSEHKEALTSNMKTSGPVANGTNTQLQSLKSRTLGSLASVSDQLLSNGGAHPVVLYKYSKVGNAPKKPNGAPATFDSLQNGMSTSDTRVVKEVTSKISRHYSSELMLFPYDRFIKLYNSDKIELRPCGLINCGNSCYANVVLQCLTFTRPLTAYLLEGLHSRICPKKEWCFTCEFQSLVMLVKNGRSPLSPIGILSHLHNIGSNFGHGQEEDAHEFLRYAIDCMQSACLKEARKKPDGLLADETTLIQQIFGGYLRSKIRCSRCKGKSERCERMMDVTVEIDGNIATLDEALLRFTSIEILDGENKYECDRCKSYERAKKRLTILEAPNVLTIVLKRFQSGKFGKLNKDVRFPEYLNLAPYMSGDDKSPVYRLYAVIVHIDVMNASFSGHYVCYVKDTQGKWYETNDSEVKPMELDKVLSKGAYMLLYARCSPRAPSSVRKAMAQDLPHAKKPRSKEIKGKPGGSSVAHYLYPPRIIGDQSSSHSSDMLSERLRLPLIDSSSDSSSLFDEGSSCSTESTRDSTSFEEYWEHMSGESDSINLNSPLRIFEDSDGFAHSPRGSVRSSKAVLNGSLPDLPSSNDSGSNASCSGRETDQVEAERYDRIKHDSNGNPSSLYSDEREHCINSTEHTRTLVTDWISPNNVKSGILLRRPTSERTAQTFY, from the exons ATGCCCCTCCACGGCGATCTAGGCCTCTCTGGACCGGCGGTGCTGGTTCTCCTCCTCTTGGGCCCCGCGTTCGCCCTCGTGGTACGGAGGAGATGGCGGCTGGCCGCGGCGAGGCAGGCGGAGGTCCGGCGGCTGGTGCGGCTCGCGGCGGAGGAGACCGCGCGGGCTGAGATGGAGGCGATGGTCGCCTACTCGGCCGcgtcggctgcggctgcgactgcgactgcttcTGTTGCTACGATTGCCAAAGACACCTCGGCGTGGCCGGAGTGTCCCGTGTGCTTTAGCCCGGCCACCGCGAGATGCGCCCGGTGCAAAGCTGTCAGATACTG CTCTGGCAAATGCCAGATTATTCATTGGAGACAAGGCCACAAGGATGAATGCCATCCACCACCTGTAAGTGATCACCATGGTGGTGAATCAAATATTTCTGGTCTCGAGGGAGAGCAAGCTGACTGCTCTGGTTTACCCAAGAGGGATCTGGAGCACAAAGAGGAACTAAGCACCAAAGCAGCTGAGGCATTTTCCAAGAGGCCTGCTGCATCTGATCCCACATTTTCTTCTAGTGGTTTTAACAGAGAAGACAAACATGAAGAAAGCAATTCTATGAATGTTTCTGGAAAGGAAAGCACTTCTGGTTCACTGGAACATAGTCTGGGAAGCACTTCTGGTTCCTTGGTACCTGGTCACTCAACATTTTCTCATAGTGTTGGGACTCCTGACGAGGCTTTGTCCAGTGACAAGCTACTTCCAATACATGATGATAGGGTAGGAGAATCTTCATCTTTTGATATTCCTACCAATAGCCTCAGAACAGCGGTCAATACTAGTTATGAAAATCCAACAAATCCTGCAACTCCTGAGCTTGCTATATCAAATTCTCCGACAAATAATGCATGTTGCTCCAGTGATATAAAGAAGGCATCAGCATCTGAAACGGAGGCAGATGAATCAAGGTTGAGGGGCTTATCTGGCTCAAAAGCAACCTCATCTCTTGATCATACAAATACTGAGCATTCTGAGGTTGCCAGTGAAGGTGAGGTCACTCCTCTGAGAGTTAGCAATGGGATTCATCTGCGCACATCCTCAAAGTCTGAAAATTCTTATGCATCTGCTTCATTGGAGGCAAAATCTCAATCAGAGCACAAGGAGGCACTTACTTCAAACATGAAAACATCAGGACCTGTTGCTAATGGGACGAACACTCAATTACAGTCCTTGAAGTCCAGAACTTTGGGATCTTTGGCATCTGTTTCTGATCAATTATTATCAAATGGTGGTGCTCACCCTGTTGTACTTTACAAATACTCAAAGGTTGGTAATGCACCTAAAAAACCGAATGGAGCACCTGCTACTTTTGATTCTTTACAAAATGGGATGTCGACATCTGACACAAGAGTTGTTAAGGAGGTCACATCTAAAATTTCAAGGCATTACTCTTCCGAATTG ATGCTTTTTCCTTATGACCGTTTCATCAAACTTTACAACTCTGACAAGATCGAATTGCGTCCCTGTGGTCTAATTAACTGTGGAAACAG CTGTTATGCTAATGTTGTTCTCCAGTGCTTGACATTTACTCGGCCATTGACTGCATATCTTCTTGAAGGTCTTCACTCCAGAATAT GTCCAAAGAAAGAGTGGTGCTTTACATGTGAATTTCAAAGTCTTGTGATGTTAGTAAAAAACGGGAGATCTCCTTTGTCGCCCATTGGCATACTCTCTCATTTACACAATATTGGAAGTAATTTTGGCCATGGACAAGAAGAAGATGCCCATGAGTTTTTAAG GTATGCTATCGATTGCATGCAATCCGCTTGCTTAAAGGAAGCTAGAAAAAAACCAGATGGTTTATTGGCAGACGAAACAACACTTATACAACAAATTTTTGGTGGTTACTTGCGATCTAAG ATAAGGTGCAGCAGATGTAAGGGCAAGTCTGAGCGATGTGAAAGAATGATGGATGTTACTGTTGAGATCGATGGCAACATTGCTACTCTTGATGAAGCACTTCTCCGTTTTACATCTATAGAAATTTTGGATGGGGAGAACAAGTATGAGTGTGACAG ATGCAAGTCTTACGAGCGAGCAAAAAAGAGATTGACAATACTGGAGGCTCCCAATGTTTTGACCATCGTGTTGAAACGATTTCAG TCTGGTAAATTTGGCAAACTCAATAAAGATGTTCGGTTCCCCGAGTACCTTAATTTAGCTCCTTACATGAGCGGAGATGACAAGTCCCCTGTTTACCGTCTGTATGCAGTAATTGTTcacatagatgtcatgaatgcttccTTTTCTGGTCACTATGTCTGCTATGTGAAGGATACGCAAGGCAAGTGGTACGAGACCAATGATAGTGAG GTAAAACCCATGGAGCTTGATAAGGTCTTATCGAAAGGTGCATACATGCTTCTTTATGCCAG GTGTTCGCCACGTGCTCCAAGCTCCGTCAGAAAAGCAATGGCCCAGGATCTTCCACATGCAAAGAAGCCCAGAAGCAAGGAAATCAAGGGAAAGCCTGGCGGTTCATCGGTTGCACATTACCTTTACCCACCTCGGATAATTGGTGACCAGTCCAGTTCTCACTCATCAGATATGTTGAGTGAGAGACTCCGTCTTCCCTTGATTGATTCTTCCAGCGACAGTTCCTCTCTTTTCGATGAAGGTTCCTCCTGTAGCACAGAGAGCACAAGGGACTCGACAAGTTTTGAAGAGTACTGGGAGCACATGTCGGGAGAATCGGACAGTATCAACCTGAATAGCCCCCTAAGAATCTTTGAAGATTCTGATGGATTCGCTCATTCTCCTCGGGGATCGGTGCGTTCCTCAAAAGCAGTCTTAAATGGATCACTGCCTGATCTCCCCAGCAGCAACGATTCTGGGTCGAATGCTAGTTGTTCCGGCAGGGAAACCGATCAAGTGGAGGCTGAGCGGTACGACCGCATCAAGCATGACAGCAATGGGAACCCATCCTCACTGTATTCTGATGAAAGAGAACATTGTATAAACTCGACAGAACACACTAGGACGTTAGTGACCGACTGGATTAGCCCAAATAATGTGAAGTCTGGTATATTATTGAGAAGACCGACTAGCGAAAGAACTGCCCAAACATTTTATTGA
- the LOC135679167 gene encoding uncharacterized protein LOC135679167 isoform X2 — MEAEEEQMRVRRRTVQAVLEQCREALELLQDAEPGRDPTGDADMEKVEEVPEEDDAGDRSNPASPSAADYETYELCDLLKSRLESPDFLQKLGDSKISVPHRISADDSASWDFVNAFEFWEDEHVNGDNESEQDDYVLVRQEDIVDGIASFMAAYLLSLKQTKDLTPNQLQKALCKTFSVKKKKSKLRKAWDGSKVVYNVASWSATAIGIYQNPVLLKAASAAFWTSCRVISKLL, encoded by the exons atggaggcggaggaggagcagATGCGGGTGAGGAGGAGGACGGTCCAGGCGGTCCTTGAGCAGTGCCGGGAAGCCCTCGAGCTGCTCCAGGACGCCGAACCCGGCCGAGATCCCACCGGAGATGCAGACATGGAGAAGGTGGAGGAGGTGCCGGAGGAGGATGACGCCGGGGATCGTTCCAATCCGGCCTCGCCCTCTGCAGCTGACTACGAGACCTATGAG CTCTGTGATCTACTCAAATCTAGACTTGAATCACCTGACTTTCTTCAGAAGCTTGGGGACAGCAAAATTTCAGTTCCTCATCGTATTTCTG CTGATGATAGTGCTTCTTGGGATTTCGTTAATGCTTTCGAATTTTGGGAAGATGAGCATGTCAACGGTGACAATGAATCAGAACAAGATGACTATGTACTTGTTAGGCAAGAAGACATAGTAGATGGGATTGCATCCTTCATGGCTGCTTACCTGTTGTCACTAAAACAAACCAAG GATCTAACCCCTAATCAACTTCAAAAAG CACTTTGCAAAACATTTTctgtcaaaaagaagaaaagtaaaCTTCGTAAGGCCTGGGATGGAAGCAAAGTTGTTTACAATGTTGCATCCTGGAGTgcaactgctattgg caTATACCAAAATCCAGTGTTATTAAAAGCAGCCTCTGCAGCATTTTGGACCTCTTGCCGCGTAATATCCAAATTATTGTGA
- the LOC135679167 gene encoding uncharacterized protein LOC135679167 isoform X1 has product MEAEEEQMRVRRRTVQAVLEQCREALELLQDAEPGRDPTGDADMEKVEEVPEEDDAGDRSNPASPSAADYETYELCDLLKSRLESPDFLQKLGDSKISVPHRISADDSASWDFVNAFEFWEDEHVNGDNESEQDDYVLVRQEDIVDGIASFMAAYLLSLKQTKDLTPNQLQKALCKTFSVKKKKSKLRKAWDGSKVVYNVASWSATAIGCAVVIDVPVATCSLIFRCPVQFKLSLCSSSAGWEAYLKILLFQKPLWLASTSHCQLAF; this is encoded by the exons atggaggcggaggaggagcagATGCGGGTGAGGAGGAGGACGGTCCAGGCGGTCCTTGAGCAGTGCCGGGAAGCCCTCGAGCTGCTCCAGGACGCCGAACCCGGCCGAGATCCCACCGGAGATGCAGACATGGAGAAGGTGGAGGAGGTGCCGGAGGAGGATGACGCCGGGGATCGTTCCAATCCGGCCTCGCCCTCTGCAGCTGACTACGAGACCTATGAG CTCTGTGATCTACTCAAATCTAGACTTGAATCACCTGACTTTCTTCAGAAGCTTGGGGACAGCAAAATTTCAGTTCCTCATCGTATTTCTG CTGATGATAGTGCTTCTTGGGATTTCGTTAATGCTTTCGAATTTTGGGAAGATGAGCATGTCAACGGTGACAATGAATCAGAACAAGATGACTATGTACTTGTTAGGCAAGAAGACATAGTAGATGGGATTGCATCCTTCATGGCTGCTTACCTGTTGTCACTAAAACAAACCAAG GATCTAACCCCTAATCAACTTCAAAAAG CACTTTGCAAAACATTTTctgtcaaaaagaagaaaagtaaaCTTCGTAAGGCCTGGGATGGAAGCAAAGTTGTTTACAATGTTGCATCCTGGAGTgcaactgctattgg ATGTGCTGTTGTCATTGATGTTCCAGTAGCAACTTGCAGCTTGATCTTTCGATGTCCTGTTCAATTCAAATTATCACTTTGCTCTTCTTCAGCTGGTTGGGAAGCTTATTTAAAGATACTTCTATTTCAGAAGCCTCTATGGCTTGCTTCAACTTCTCACTGCCAATTAGCTTTCTAA